The Psychrobacter raelei genome contains the following window.
AAGCGGGTTATTTTAATTCATGTTATGCGCAACGCACTCATTACTGTGGTTACTGTAGTCGGACTACAAATGGCCACCTTATTAGCCGGTGCAATCATTACCGAAACTATCTTCAGCTGGCCAGGTGTCGGCAACTGGCTTCTCGATGGGTTTTTCACGCGGGACTACCCTATTGTTCAAAATGGCATTTTATTGGTCGCGACGGCTCTGATCTTGGTCAGTCTATTGGTCGATATCTTATACGGGCTAATCAATCCCCGTATCAGACATACCTCATAGGCTATCTGTTATGCAGCCATTATTTATGAGCTTATTCGTCCTATATAACCAAAAAATTTTATTATCAAATCGCCTTAGAAAAATAGGAAAATCCAAATGAAGACTAACGTACTTCCCGAAGATATCGAGCTTGCCGCAGCGCCCCCCTCCTCATGGCGGCTGTTTGTCGCAACGTTCTGTCGCAACCGAGGCGCCGTGCTTGGCCTACTGGTATTAATGCTCATGGTCATAGTGGCACTGCTTGCGCCCAGCATTGCACCACATGACCCTTACGAGCTATTTACAGGAAAAGAGCAGCTCCCACCGTCGTTTATGAGTGGCGGCGATGCCATGTTCTTTTTAGGCACCGATGATGCCGGCCGTGATACCTTGTCTCGGGTGATGTATGGCGCTCGCTATTCATTATTTATCGGTCTAAGTGCCACAACTTTGGCCATGATTACTGGCATCAGCCTAGGCCTTAGCGCCGCCTTTTGGCCCAAAGTTTGGGGTAAGGCTGTGATGCTTGTTAACGATATTTTGATGTCGTATCCAAGCTTATTATTGGCCATTATCATTGCGGCCATTTTAGGTCCAAACATGACCAATACCATCATCACCATTGCCTTGGTGTGTACCCCACCTTTTATTCGTTTGACCCGAGCCACTGCCATGGTCGAATTGCAACGAGAATACTTCACAGCCTCTAAGGTGATGGGCGCTGGTGTACTTAGGCTATTATTTATCACGATTTTGCCTAATTGTATGGCGCCGCTTATTGTGCAGGCCACCATGATATTCTCCTCAGCCATTTTAGAAGCTGGCGCAATTGGATTTTTGGGCTTTGGCGTACAGCCGC
Protein-coding sequences here:
- a CDS encoding ABC transporter permease — its product is MKTNVLPEDIELAAAPPSSWRLFVATFCRNRGAVLGLLVLMLMVIVALLAPSIAPHDPYELFTGKEQLPPSFMSGGDAMFFLGTDDAGRDTLSRVMYGARYSLFIGLSATTLAMITGISLGLSAAFWPKVWGKAVMLVNDILMSYPSLLLAIIIAAILGPNMTNTIITIALVCTPPFIRLTRATAMVELQREYFTASKVMGAGVLRLLFITILPNCMAPLIVQATMIFSSAILEAGAIGFLGFGVQPPDAEWGAMLGTARQYIQSNVWLAIWPGLAIFLAALSINLTGDGLRDALDPKLKQVS